Below is a genomic region from Lonsdalea populi.
CGCCTACACCCTGGGAGTGGATTACGGCTTTAGCCTCGGCCGCGCCGCCGTCAAAGCGGGCGTCAAAGGCGTTTATCTGCAGCCCGATCGCGGAGACGACGGTTACGGTCTGGCGCTCGGCGGCGGCGTGCAGTTCCCGCTGATCTCGTCTTTCTCGCTGTTCGGGGAAGGCTACTACTCGCCGGATGCGTTCACCAGCCATCTGGATCGTTATGTTGAAGCGAAAGGCGGCGTGCGTTGGCAGCCGCTGCGTCCGCTCTCCGTGGACGTGGGCTATCGCTACATCACGATGGGATCGTCCAACGACGATCGCAGAATCGCCGACGGTTTCTATCTGAGCGCGGGGCTAAGCTTCTAACGTCTGCCATAGGGCGCGGTTTTCCGCGCCTTCGTCTCGTGATCTTCAATCCCACGTTTATCCGCAGCGTCATTCCTTTATTATTTAGGTATCATAAATTGTGATGACTTCGTGCCGACAGGCGCAGGATCGCAGCTTGCCAATCGGCGATGTCCTCTTATTGACCGCATATCCGACGAGGCGCGCCAACGTCAGGTAGACGAAGGCCCGACGATTCACGAATGGAGAAAGTAAACATGCTTAGGGTTGAGATGCTTTGCACCGGCGATGAGGTGCTGCACGGCCAGATCGTCGACACCAATGCGGCCTGGTTGGCGGATTATCTGTT
It encodes:
- a CDS encoding YfaZ family outer membrane protein yields the protein MKKLMTACLSGLLLASAGAQAIGVSAEAGNDYVGGGASIGLPFPGLSANAGWGHDNDNNNDAYTLGVDYGFSLGRAAVKAGVKGVYLQPDRGDDGYGLALGGGVQFPLISSFSLFGEGYYSPDAFTSHLDRYVEAKGGVRWQPLRPLSVDVGYRYITMGSSNDDRRIADGFYLSAGLSF